The following coding sequences are from one Anser cygnoides isolate HZ-2024a breed goose chromosome 10, Taihu_goose_T2T_genome, whole genome shotgun sequence window:
- the HESX1 gene encoding homeobox expressed in ES cells 1, producing the protein MASTSLCAANTSVSQNLRKASSFVENKTTQCSFSIESILGLEQKKDGIPAVKPHRPWMDACTNLVLGDDSNSHLQIPVVSYENSLFHANSDPMQEEKVLKCEKYFSVTERLSFKRELSWYRGRRPRTAFNRNQIEVLENVFKMNSYPGIDIREELARKLDLDEDRIQIWFQNRRAKLKRSHRESQFLMVKNTFTSSLLE; encoded by the exons ATGGCAAGTACATCGCTGTGTGCTGCTAATACATCAGTGTCTCAGAATCTTCGGAAAGCGTCTagttttgtagaaaataaaaccacacagTGCTCCTTTTCCATTGAAAGTATTTTGGGATTGGAGCAGAAAAAAGATGGCATTCCAGCAGTGAAACCTCACAGACCATGGATGGATGCATGCACCAACTTGG TTTTAGGTGATGACAGTAATTCCCATCTGCAAATCCCTGTTGTTTCCtatgaaaattcattatttcatgCTAACAGTGATCCaatgcaagaggaaaaagttttgaaatgtgaaaaatatttttcagtcactGAAAGGCTATCTTTCAAACGAGAATTGAGCTGGTACAGGGGTAGAAGACCAAGAACCGCTTTCAATAGAAACCAG ATTGAAgtcttggaaaatgtttttaaaatgaactccTATCCCGGCATTGATATTAGAGAAGAACTAGCTCGCAAATTAGACTTAGATGAAGACAGGATCCAG aTCTGGTTCCAGAATCGTCGTGCAAAGCTGAAGAGATCACATCGAGAATCACAGTTTCTAATGGTGAAAAACACTTTCACCTCCAGCCTGCTAGAGTAG